A single Cannabis sativa cultivar Pink pepper isolate KNU-18-1 chromosome 7, ASM2916894v1, whole genome shotgun sequence DNA region contains:
- the LOC133039710 gene encoding uncharacterized protein LOC133039710, translating into MPPKGKKTRRTVGEDAPQANVQPPQAKFPMNALLEALRAILAQQMDLAARQSHHFQIFHRIQVPEFEGGQDPMVAKRWLRQIKKNFNTIGTPKEYQVTFAVSKLEGGAADWWETLSRTMETDGMTWREFEEVFREQYFSPSHRRAFIGVFDGLRQGDMTVNEFYMKFVELSSYAYPGVVDQPLVIEQFMHRLRPAIRGPIAPLTFNNLTECVAAALRTEAHVEGNEKKNTSRGRGNDRKMTKKNQG; encoded by the coding sequence ATGCCTCCAAAAGGAAAGAAGACAAGGAGAACGGTTGGAGAAGACGCCCCTCAAGCTAATGTCCAACCTCCACAAGCTAAATTCCCTATGAACGCCCTTCTCGAAGCCTTAAGAGCTATTCTCGCTCAACAAATGGATCTTGCCGCTCGACAAAGTCATCATTTTCAGATCTTTCATCGGATCCAAGTGCCTGAGTTTGAGGGTGGACAAGATCCCATGGTAGCTAAAAGGTGGTTGAGGcagataaagaaaaatttcaacacaATAGGAACACCTAAGGAATACCAAGTTACTTTCGCTGTGTCCAAGCTAGAGGGTGGTGCAGCAGATTGGTGGGAGACCTTGTCCAGGACAATGGAAACTGATGGGATGACTTGGCGAGAATTTGAGGAAGTTTTCAGGGAACAATATTTTAGTCCATCTCACAGGAGGGCTTTTATTGGAGTATTTGATGGTCTAAGACAAGGGGATATGACTGTGAATGAATTTTACATGAAGTTTGTAGAGCTATCCTCTTATGCATATCCTGGTGTTGTTGACCAACCCTTGGTGATTGAACAGTTTATGCATCGTTTGAGGCCTGCGATACGTGGTCCAATAGCCCCTTTGACCTTTAACAACCTAACTGAGTGTGTGGCAGCAGCCTTGCGAACTGAGGCTCATGTAGAAGGGAATGAGAAGAAGAATACAAGCAGAGGAAGAGGAAATGACCGAAAGATGACCAAGAAGAATCAAGGATAG
- the LOC115696379 gene encoding uncharacterized protein LOC115696379: MRGVTRFGVKGKLAQRYIGPFEVIERIGEVTYRLNLPGQLGHVHNVFHVSMLRKYTPDPSHVIEYEAIPLQEDVTYEEQPVKILARELKVLKNREIPVVKVLWKNNREDEATWELESEMYMKYPHLFNFQVEVVL, translated from the coding sequence ATGCGTGGTGTAACGAGATTTGGAGTGAAGGGTAAGCTAGCCCAGAGAtatattggaccttttgaggtTATCGAGAGGATTGGGGAGGTCACTTATCGATTAAACTTACCAGGACAGTTGGGACATGTTCATAATGTGTTCCATGTGTCTATGTTGAGGAAGTATACTCCAGATCCGTCACATGTTATTGAGTATGAGGCTATCCCTCTTCAGGAAGAtgtgacttatgaagaacaacctgtcAAAATCTTAGCGAGAGAGCTAAAAGTGTTAAAGAACAGAGAGATTCCAGTAGTCAAGGTCTTATGGAAGAACAACAGAGAAGACGAGGCtacttgggagttagagtcggAGATGTATATGAAGTATCCTCACTTGTTTAATTTTCAAGTTGAAGTTGTACTTtga